CCTACGTGACCTACCGCGTGCTGCTCGGGCTGGCGGGCGCGGCGCTCCTGGTGATCGCGGCGGTCGGTCTCTCGCACCTCGTGGGCGCGCGCCTGTTCCAGGTCGAGCTGCCCGCGGCCGTGCGCATCGGGGCGCTCCTGGTCGGCCTCATGTCGCTCACCACCGCGGCGGCGTTCTCGCTCTGGCACACGCGCATCACGCTGGGCGACGCGTTCAGTCACCTCGAGGACGCCAACGCGGCGCTGGTCGAATCCGAGCGCTCGCTCGAGCGCAAGGTGCACGAGCGCACGGCGGAGCTGGAAGAGTCGCAGCGCGCGCTGGCTCGCGCGCGCGACGAGGCGCTGCTCGCGAACCAGCACAAGTCGGCCTTCCTGGCCAACATGTCGCACGAGCTGCGCACGCCGCTGAACGCGATCATCGGCTTCTCGGAAGCGCTGCTCGCGAAGCTGTTCGGCGAGCTCAACCCCAAGCAGACCGAGTATCTGCACGACATCCACCAGTCGGGCCAGCACCTGCTGGCGCTGATCAACGACATCCTCGACCTGTCGAAGATCGAGGCCGGCAAGCTCGAGCTCGACGCCACGCTCGTGCACCTGCCGACCGCGATCGAGAACGCGCTGGTCTTGATCCGCGAGCGCGCGGCTCACAAGGGCATCCTGCTCTCGAGCGAGCTCTCTCCCGCCCTGGGCGAGGTTCGCGCCGACGAGCGCAAGCTGAAGCAGGTGCTCATCAACCTGCTGGCCAACGCCGTCAAGTTCACCGACGCCGGCGGGCGAGTCACCGTGCGCGCGGCGGCTGCGCGCGACGGCGTGCGGGTCGAGGTCGAGGACACCGGCATCGGCATCGCGCCCGAGCACCAGGAGCTGATCTTCGAAGAGTTCCGGCAGGTGCACGACCCGTCGGCGCGCAAGCAGGAAGGCACGGGCCTCGGGCTCGCGCTGGTGAAGAGACTCGTGGCGCTGCACGGCGGACAGACCTGGGTGCGGAGCGCCCCGGGCCGCGGCAGCAGCTTCGGCTTCACGATCCCGGCGGACCCCGCGCCGCCGGCGGAGGAGTGACTCGTGGCGAGACCGCTGGTGCTGGTGGTCGAAGACCGGCCGATGAACGCGAAGCTCTTGCGCGACGTGCTGGTGGCGAGCGGCTACGACGTGGTCGAGACCGAGACCGCCGAGGCGGGCATCGCGCTGGCCAAGGAGCGCCTGCCCGCGCTGATCCTGATGGACATCCAGCTGCCGGGCATGGACGGCATGGCGGCCCTGCGCGAGCTCAAACGCGAGCCGGCGACCGCGAAGATCCCCGTCGTGGCAGTCACCGCCTCGGCCATGCCGCTGGAGCGCGCGTCGATCCTGCGCGCCGGCTTCGACGGCTACCAGGCCAAGCCGATCTCGGTGAAAGACCTCCTGGCCGAGGTGCGCCGGCTGGTCCCGGGCCAGGGGTGACTCGATGAGCGCCGGCAGCCGCGTCCTGGTCGTCGACGACACTCCGCGCAACGCGAAGCTCCTGGCCGACCTGCTGGCCGCCAACGGCTTCCAGGTTGCGACCGCGAGCTCCGGCGCCGAGGCGCTCGAGTCACTCGCCAAGGAGCCCGCCGACCTGGTGCTGCTCGACGTGGTCATGCCCGGTCTCTCCGGCTACGACGTGTGCCGCGAGGTGCGCAAACGCGAGCACGGCGGCTACCTGCCGATCATCCTGGTCACCGCGCTCGACCCCGAAGAGGAGCGCATGCGCGGGCTCGAAGCCGGCGCCGACGACTTCCTGACCAAGCCGGTGAACCTGGGCGAGGTGCTGGGCCGCGTGCGCTCGCTCCTGCGCATCCGCACGCTGCACGAGACGGTGCGCGCGCAGGCGCAGGAGCTCGCGGACTGGAACCGCGAGCTCGAGGGGCGCGTGCGCGAGCAGGTGGCGGAGCTGGAGCGACTCACCCGCCTGAAGCGCTTCCTCGCGCCGCAGGTGGCCGAGGCGATCGCCGCCGGCGGGCTCGAGATCCTGCGCCCGCACCGCCGGCGAGTCACCGTGGTGTTCCTCG
Above is a window of Myxococcota bacterium DNA encoding:
- a CDS encoding ATP-binding protein, which encodes MAIALPSLNPLVSRLQQYIRWAAPPGVPFALALAVLGIYVPNPLIWVLAGLVALNAAGAAVAYRMAGLGHLQSAVLLEAAGMLAIGFTVGEASPDYFAFTAMLGLLAIVHAVPYVTYRVLLGLAGAALLVIAAVGLSHLVGARLFQVELPAAVRIGALLVGLMSLTTAAAFSLWHTRITLGDAFSHLEDANAALVESERSLERKVHERTAELEESQRALARARDEALLANQHKSAFLANMSHELRTPLNAIIGFSEALLAKLFGELNPKQTEYLHDIHQSGQHLLALINDILDLSKIEAGKLELDATLVHLPTAIENALVLIRERAAHKGILLSSELSPALGEVRADERKLKQVLINLLANAVKFTDAGGRVTVRAAAARDGVRVEVEDTGIGIAPEHQELIFEEFRQVHDPSARKQEGTGLGLALVKRLVALHGGQTWVRSAPGRGSSFGFTIPADPAPPAEE
- a CDS encoding response regulator, translated to MARPLVLVVEDRPMNAKLLRDVLVASGYDVVETETAEAGIALAKERLPALILMDIQLPGMDGMAALRELKREPATAKIPVVAVTASAMPLERASILRAGFDGYQAKPISVKDLLAEVRRLVPGQG
- a CDS encoding response regulator, with translation MSAGSRVLVVDDTPRNAKLLADLLAANGFQVATASSGAEALESLAKEPADLVLLDVVMPGLSGYDVCREVRKREHGGYLPIILVTALDPEEERMRGLEAGADDFLTKPVNLGEVLGRVRSLLRIRTLHETVRAQAQELADWNRELEGRVREQVAELERLTRLKRFLAPQVAEAIAAGGLEILRPHRRRVTVVFLDLRGFTAFAESSEPEEVMELLREYHAHMGRLVVAHQGTLERFTGDGMMVFFNDPIELADPELEAVTMALEMRAAAARLSESWRRRGHALELGMGITHGYATLGAIGFDERQDYAAIGRVTNQAARLCEAAAAGQILISERLRAEIESRIDTEPVGELALKGFHRPVPAHNVLQLRAR